From Hymenobacter sedentarius, a single genomic window includes:
- a CDS encoding pyridoxal phosphate-dependent aminotransferase, giving the protein MISLASGYGDFAVPAVAMEAAITVLASAQQRQAPLAVSPAAGTPELREALAQRYRQRGASRVTAEQVLVTAGAKTGLFALLSEMLQQGDDVLLPTPNWFGFYELVRRAGGMLRTLPLAAADNYALSPETLRARLTPATRLLIISNPNNPTGRVYSRAEWAALLAVTREFPQLWVLSDEIYEGICFGAEPVPTLLALPDPHQRHVVVSGFSKSLALAGWGVGCLVAPPALARRVAARLFGTGVAVPVLAQAAALAATQHAEAIGAGLCAQLLPTRHVLLSGLAALPGAATGVAPEGTYYVFADFTRFLDPGLPATEASAQLVRQLAAGGVEVVDGASCGAPGFARLSYAVPEAALRQALARMREVLAPLAV; this is encoded by the coding sequence ATGATAAGCTTAGCATCTGGCTACGGAGATTTTGCAGTGCCCGCAGTGGCGATGGAAGCCGCCATCACAGTATTAGCCAGTGCCCAGCAGCGCCAGGCACCGCTAGCCGTGAGCCCGGCTGCCGGCACACCCGAGCTGCGCGAAGCGTTAGCCCAACGTTACCGCCAGCGCGGCGCCAGCCGCGTCACCGCCGAGCAAGTGCTGGTGACAGCCGGAGCCAAAACGGGCCTATTTGCCTTGCTCAGCGAAATGCTGCAGCAGGGTGATGACGTGCTGCTGCCCACACCCAACTGGTTCGGATTTTATGAGCTGGTTCGCCGGGCAGGAGGAATGCTGCGCACGCTGCCCCTCGCAGCGGCCGACAATTATGCCCTAAGCCCCGAAACCCTGCGGGCCAGGCTCACGCCGGCGACCCGGCTGCTCATTATCAGCAACCCCAACAACCCCACCGGCCGGGTGTACTCGCGGGCCGAATGGGCGGCGCTGCTGGCCGTTACCCGGGAGTTTCCGCAGCTGTGGGTGCTCAGCGATGAGATTTACGAAGGCATCTGCTTTGGCGCGGAGCCCGTTCCTACGCTGCTCGCCTTGCCCGACCCGCACCAGCGGCACGTGGTGGTGAGCGGCTTCTCTAAGTCTTTGGCGTTGGCGGGCTGGGGCGTGGGCTGCCTGGTGGCGCCGCCCGCGCTGGCGCGCCGCGTGGCGGCCCGGCTGTTTGGTACCGGCGTGGCCGTGCCGGTTCTAGCTCAAGCGGCGGCTCTGGCGGCTACGCAGCACGCCGAAGCCATTGGGGCGGGGCTGTGCGCGCAGCTGCTTCCCACACGGCATGTATTGCTGAGCGGGCTGGCGGCGTTGCCCGGGGCAGCTACGGGGGTGGCGCCCGAAGGCACATATTATGTGTTCGCCGATTTCACCCGCTTTCTGGACCCCGGGCTGCCTGCCACCGAAGCTTCGGCTCAACTGGTACGGCAACTGGCGGCGGGCGGGGTGGAGGTAGTAGACGGTGCTAGCTGCGGAGCGCCCGGTTTTGCGCGGCTTTCCTATGCGGTGCCCGAGGCGGCGCTCCGGCAGGCGTTGGCCCGAATGCGGGAAGTGTTGGCTCCACTGGCGGTCTAA
- a CDS encoding MATE family efflux transporter, protein MENLRPHLRPTLLLALPVMLSQLGHVLVNFVDSVVVGHIGKVPLAAVGVGVSTTSVLLVLGVGLSMGSVPLVAAADGRRDLPELGRLLVASVWTNALAGLVLAGLGQLVPPFLHLLGQPPEVVALAGPWVQVISLSLFPLMVFQGFREFAEGLGLTRQAMWLSILGNVLNGLLCYALVYGHLGLPAMGMMGSAWATLMARGLMAAFMATYVLRAKRLRAERAAVTSWLPVGATVRRVVDLGAPIGVQMALEVGAFGLSLLMAGWLGVTTEAAHKVAIDVASMTYMAASGIAAAATIRVGNLRGAGDLNAARHAGFAAYWLTFGFMGTMALLLIFTRHLVPYIYISDPQVVAQASTLLLIAALFQVSDGLQVVGLGALRGLEDVKVPSVVALLAYWAVALPLGYFLGFKLHMGAPGVWTGLLVGLSIVATVLLLRFRRETEPDFAAALPAAAEERATV, encoded by the coding sequence TTGGAAAACCTTCGTCCGCATCTGCGCCCCACGCTGCTGCTCGCCCTGCCCGTCATGCTGTCGCAGCTGGGCCACGTGCTGGTAAATTTTGTTGATTCCGTGGTCGTGGGCCACATCGGCAAAGTGCCGCTGGCGGCCGTAGGCGTGGGCGTGAGCACCACCAGCGTGCTCCTGGTGCTGGGCGTGGGCCTGAGCATGGGCAGCGTGCCGTTGGTAGCCGCCGCTGACGGCCGCCGCGACTTGCCCGAGCTTGGCCGCCTGCTGGTGGCCTCGGTGTGGACCAACGCGCTGGCCGGGCTGGTGCTGGCCGGGTTGGGCCAGCTGGTGCCCCCGTTTCTGCACCTGCTGGGCCAGCCCCCCGAGGTGGTGGCCCTGGCCGGCCCGTGGGTGCAGGTCATCAGTTTGTCGCTGTTTCCGCTGATGGTGTTTCAGGGCTTTCGGGAGTTTGCCGAGGGGCTGGGGCTCACGCGGCAAGCCATGTGGCTATCGATATTGGGCAACGTGCTCAATGGCCTGCTCTGCTACGCCCTGGTATATGGCCACCTGGGGCTGCCGGCCATGGGCATGATGGGCTCGGCCTGGGCCACGCTCATGGCCCGCGGGCTGATGGCGGCCTTCATGGCTACCTACGTGCTGCGCGCCAAGCGCCTGCGGGCCGAGCGGGCGGCCGTAACCAGCTGGCTGCCCGTGGGCGCCACCGTGCGCCGGGTAGTGGACCTGGGCGCCCCCATCGGGGTGCAGATGGCGCTGGAAGTGGGCGCGTTCGGCTTGTCGCTGCTCATGGCAGGCTGGCTGGGCGTGACCACCGAGGCGGCGCACAAAGTGGCCATCGACGTGGCCAGCATGACGTACATGGCCGCCAGCGGCATTGCCGCGGCGGCCACCATCCGGGTGGGCAACCTGCGCGGGGCCGGCGACCTGAACGCGGCCCGGCACGCCGGCTTTGCCGCGTATTGGCTCACCTTTGGGTTCATGGGCACCATGGCCCTGCTGCTGATTTTCACCCGGCACCTGGTGCCGTACATCTACATCAGCGACCCGCAGGTGGTGGCGCAGGCGTCGACGCTGCTGCTCATTGCGGCCCTGTTTCAGGTATCCGATGGCTTGCAGGTGGTGGGGCTGGGCGCGTTGCGCGGGCTGGAAGACGTGAAAGTGCCTTCGGTGGTGGCCTTGCTGGCGTATTGGGCGGTGGCGCTGCCGCTGGGGTATTTCCTGGGCTTCAAGCTGCACATGGGCGCACCCGGCGTGTGGACGGGCCTGCTGGTGGGCCTGAGCATTGTGGCCACAGTACTGCTGCTGCGCTTCCGCCGCGAAACCGAGCCGGATTTTGCCGCGGCCCTGCCCGCCGCGGCCGAAGAGCGGGCCACGGTGTAG